Genomic window (Arcobacter sp. F2176):
TGTATTGTGTTCTTCTTTGAGATTGAAAGTTTTGGTTATTGAATAATTTATTTCCAATCCATGAACCAATCATTGCTCCAGCAATTGATGATAATAAAACTCCACCAAGTCCCATTCCCCCACTTGACATTTCAGGATTTGTTAAAGCAGAAGTTCCATTGTCAATCTTCATTTCTTCTTCTTTTACTAGTTTTTGTATTTCCGCTTGACTAAGAATCTTTTCACTTCCATCTGGTTTTCTTAATACAATTGTTGTTTTAGAAGAGGGAAATTCATCTACAATCTTATATTTTCCTTCTTTACTCTCTTCAATAACTACAAAGGCAGCTTGTTTTTGGCTAGCATTTGTAAAAGCACTGTTTTGTCCCTCTTGATTATTATTTGAATTATCTCCACATCCTACTAGCCCAGTGATTAGTATAGCACCTAATCCACCAACAACTGCATAGTCTGATATTTTTTTTATATGTTTCATCTAGTTCCTTCGCATCATTTAAAAATTATTTATAGTAGTGTAGTCATTTTATCGAAATTGTGTTAATAATAGGTGAACAGATTTTATATTTTAAAAAATTTAACTTTAGT
Coding sequences:
- a CDS encoding UPF0323 family lipoprotein, translating into MKHIKKISDYAVVGGLGAILITGLVGCGDNSNNNQEGQNSAFTNASQKQAAFVVIEESKEGKYKIVDEFPSSKTTIVLRKPDGSEKILSQAEIQKLVKEEEMKIDNGTSALTNPEMSSGGMGLGGVLLSSIAGAMIGSWIGNKLFNNQNFQSQRRTQYKSPQTYSKSQSSFTKAANTSKTSTSSKKSGFFGGGSSSKSSSSFGSRSSGFFGG